GGTCGACGCCGGGCGGCCGAGCTGTCCCTTCTGCGGCCACCCGATCGACCCCGACGGCCACCTGTGCGTCCGGGCCAACGGGTTCCGCCGCCGCGACCCGTGATCGAGGACGGCGAGCTCGTCCTCCACGGACGGATCATGCCCGCCTCCAACGCCACCTTCGTCGGGGAGGTGGACGGCACCCAGGTCGTCTACAAGCCGATCGCGGGGGAGCGCCCGCTGTGGGACTTCCCCGACGGCAGCCTGGCCTTCCGCGAGGTGGCCTCCCACCTGGTGTCGGCGGCGAGCGGCTGGGACGTGGTGCCGCTCACGGTCCTGCGCGAGGGTCCTCACGGCCTGGGGATGGTGCAGCTCTGGAAGGAGCCCGACCCGGATCAGGAGGCCGTGACGATCGTCCCCGAAGGCGCCACGCCGGCCGGGTTCCTGCACGTGTTCGACGGCGTGGACCAGCACGACCGGCCGATCTCGCTGGTCCACGAGGACTCCGTGGCGCTGCGGCGCATGGCGGTCTTGGACGTGCTGGTCAACAACGCCGACCGCAAGGGTGGTCACGTGCTGGAGATGACCGGCGGCCACCGCCACGGGGTCGACCACGGCGTGACGTTCCACGCCGAGCCCAAGCTGCGGACCGTCCTCTGGGGATGGGCCGGCGAGCCGCTGGCCGCCGACGAGCTCGACGGCATCGACCGGGTGCTCGCCGCGGTCGCCGGCACCCTCGGCGAGGGGCTGGAGCACCTGGTGACCGAGCGGGAGGTCGAGGGCCTCCGGCGCCGTGCCGAGCGGTTGCGCGCCGCGGCGGTGTTCCCTCAGCCGAGGGGAGACTGGCCGGCCATCCCGTGGCCGCCGTTCTAGGACGCTGGCCCTCCCCGTTACCCTTCCCACCATGCGCGTCTGGCCCGCCCCCGAGATCCCCGGACTCGACGTGACCGGACCCCCGGTGCGGCTCCACGACACGGCGTCCGGCGAGTCCGTGACGGTCGTCCCGCAGCAGGGTGCGGCCCGGCTGTACGTCTGCGGGATCACTCCCTACGACGCGACCCACATGGGCCACGCGGCGACGTACGTCGGCTTCGACCTGCTCGTCCGCGCCTGGCGCAACGCCGGCCACGACGTCACCTACGTCCAGAACGTGACCGACGTCGACGACCCGCTCCTGGAGCGGGCCGCGAAGGTCGGCGGCGACTGGCGCGAGCTCGCCGAGCGCGAGACCCAGCTGTTCCGCGACGACATGGCGGCGCTCCGTGTGGTCCCGCCCGACCACTACGTCGGGGCGGTCGAGTCGATCCCGCTGGTGATCGACCTGGTGCGCGAGCTCGAGGCCACCGGCTCGGTCTACCGCGTCGAGGACGACCTCTACTTCTCCGTCACCAGTGACGAGACGTTCGGCTCGCTGTCCGGCTGGACCCGCGACCAGATGCTCGCCGTCTTCGGCGACCGCGGTGGCGACCCCGACCGGGCCGGCAAGAAGGACCCGCTCGACTGCGTGCTGTGGCGGGCCGAGCGCCCCGGGGAGCCCGCGTGGGACAGCCCGTGGGGACCGGGACGACCGGGCTGGCACGTCGAGTGCACCGCCATCGCCCTGCTCCACCTCGGGACCACCTTCGACGTCCAGGGCGGCGGCAGCGACCTGGTCTTCCCGCACCACGAGATGTGCGCGAGCGAGGCGCAGGTCGCCCGGGGCGGGGAGCGGTTCGCCCGGGCGTACGCCCACGCCGGCATGGTCGGCTACGACGGCGAGAAGATGTCGAAGTCGCGCGGCAACCTGGTCTTCGTCAGCGCCCTCCGCCACAGCGACGTCGACCCCATGGCGATCCGGCTGTCGCTGCTGCGCCACCACTACCGCGCCGACTGGGAGTGGACCGACGACCAGCTCTGGGACGCGGTCGACACCCTCGTCACCTGGCGCCGCGCCCTCTCGCTGGGTGCCGGCGCACCGGCCGCTCCGGTCGCCGAGGCCGTGCTGGCCGCCCTGGCCGAGGACCTGGACGCCCCGGCCGCCGTGGCCGCCGTGCAGGCCTGGGTGGACGCGACCCTCGGGACCGACGGGCTGGCCGACACCAGCGACCCCGCCGCCGCCGGCACGGTCCACCGGCTGCTCGACGCGGCGCTCGGCCTGTCCCTCTAGCTCAGACCTGCGGACCCTGACCCGGACCCTCGTCGGGCCGGTTGCGCTTGAGGTAGCGCTCGAACTCCCGGGCGATCGCCTCACCGGACGCCTCCGGCAGGTCGGTGGTGTCGCGGGTCTCCTCGAGGGCCCGGACGTAGTCGGCGACGTCCTCGTCCTCCTCGGCGAGCTCGTCGACGCCGCGCTCCCAGGCCCGGGCGTCGTCGGGCAGCTCGTCGAGCGGGATGCTCGTCTGCAGCAGGTCCTCGAGCTGGCCGACGAGCGCCAGCGTCGCCTTGGGGCACGGCGGCTGCGGGACGTAGTGGGGGACCGCCGCCCAGTAGGACACCGCCGGGATGTCGAGCCGGACGCAGGCGTCCTGGAACACGCCGACGATGCCTGTCGGGCCCTCGTACGTCGACTGCTCGAGCTTGAGCCGGTCGACGAGGTCGGGCTCCGTGGCGGTCCCGGTCACCGGGACCGGTCGGGTGTGGGGGGTGTCCGCGAGCAGCGCGCCCAGGGTGACGACCAGCTCACCGCCGAGGTCGTCGCAGGCAGCGAGCAGCTCGGCGCAGAACTGCCGCCAGCGCAGGTTGGGCTCGATGCCACGGATGAGGATCACGTCCCGCCCCAGGTCGGGCGGGGAGGCGACCGCGATCTGGGTGGTCATCCAGACCAGCCGCCGGTGCCCGCTGGGGTCGGTGCCGATCGTGGGCCGGTTGACCTGGAAGTCGTAGTAGTCCTCCGGGTCGACGCTGCCGATGATCCGCGCGTCCCAGACCTGCATCAGGTGGTCCACGACGGCGGAGGAGGCGTCCGCAGCGTCGTTCCAACCGGCGAAGGCCGCGATGACGACGGGGTCGACCAGGTCGGGGACGTCCTCGAGCTCGATCACCCATCCACCCTAGTCACTGTGCCGTGACGCGGCAGGGACGACCGCTCCGATGATTTCGCGGGTGTTCGGCGTGGGTGTCACGATGGTCGTGTTCACCATCCGGGAAGTCAGTCCACGTTGCGGACAGGCTGCCTACGCTGGAGGCCCCGATGGAGCCGAGAGGAGAGCCGTGTCCGAGCCCGCACACCGGCCCGATGCCACGCAGGCGCTCACGGCTGCGATGCAGGAGCGCATCCTGGTCATCGACGGGGCGATGGGCACCCTGATCCAGGGACACCAGCTCGGCGAGGACGACTACCGCGGGGACCGGTTCGCCGATCACGGTCACGACCTCAAGGGCAACTCCGACATCTTGTCGATGACCCAGCCCGACATCATCCGCGACATCCACCGGCACTACCTCGAGGCCGGCGCCGACATCGTCTGCACCAACTCCTTCACCGCCTCCAGCATCTCCCAGGCCGACTACGGGCTGCAGGACCACTGCTACGAGCTCAACGTCGCGGCCGCGGCGGCGGCGCGGCTGGCTGCCGACGAGTTCTCGACCGCGGACTGGCCCCGGTTCGTGGCCGGCTCGCTCGGCCCGACCAACAAGACCGCGTCCATCTCGCCCGACGTCAACGACCCGGGCGCCCGCAACGTCGAGTTCGACGAGCTCGTCGAGTCCTACCTCGAGGAGGCGCGCGGGCTGGTCGACGGCGGCAGCGACCTGCTGCTCGTCGAGACCATCTTCGACACCCTCAACGCCAAGGCGGCGGTGTTCGCCCTCGAGACGCTCTTCGAGGAGCAGGGCCGCCGGTGGCCCGTCTGGATCTCCGGGACCATCACCGACGCGTCCGGCCGGACGCTCTCGGGCCAGACCACCGAGGCCTTCTGGCACAGCGTGCGCCACGTCCGCCCCCTCGTCGTGGGCCTCAACTGCGCCCTCGGTGCGGCCGAGCTCCGGCCGTACGTCGCCGAGCTCGCCCGGATCGCCGACTGCTTCGTCTCCGCCCACCCCAACGCGGGGCTGCCCAACGAGTTCGGCGAGTACGACGAGTCGCCGGACCAGATGGCCTCGGTCCTGGGCGACTTCGCCGCGTCCGGGCTGGTCAACCTGACCGGCGGCTGCTGCGGCACCACCCCCGAGCACATCGAGGCGATCGCCACCGCGGTCAAGGGCGCGGAGCCCCGGACCCGGGCCACGCCGGCACCGGCCCTGCGGCTCTCCGGGCTGGAGCCGTTCGCCATCGACCAAGACAGCCTCTTCGTCAACGTGGGGGAGCGGACCAACATCACCGGCTCCGCCCGCTTCCGCACGCTGATCAAGGACGGCGACTACGACACCGCCCTCACGGTGGCCGCGCAGCAGGTCGAGAACGGCGCCCAGGTCATCGACGTCAACATGGACGAGGGGATGATCGACGGCGTCGCGGCGATGGACCGCTTCCTCAAGCTGGTCGCCAGCGAGCCCGACATCAGCCGGGTCCCCGTCATGGTCGACTCCTCGAAGTGGGAGGTCATCGAGGCCGGGCTCAAGTGCGTGCAGGGCAAGCCGGTCGTCAACTCGATCTCCATGAAGGAGGGCGAGGAGAAGTTCGTCGAGCAGGCCCGGCTGTGCCGGCGCTACGGCGCTGCCGTCGTGGTCATGGCCTTCGACGAGGACGGCCAGGCCGACTCCCTGGAGCGTCGGCAGGCGATCTGCGGGCGGGCCTACCGGATCCTCACCGAGGAGGTCGGCTTCCCGGCCGAGGACATCATCTTCGACCCCAACGTGTTCGCGGTGGCCACCGGCATCGAGGAGCACGCGACGTACGGGCAGGACTTCATCGAGGCCACCCGCTGGATCAAGCAGAACCTGCCGGGCGCCCTGGTCTCGGGCGGCATCTCCAACGTCAGCTTCTCCTTCCGCGGCAACAACCCGGTGCGCGAGGCGATCCATGCGGTCTTCCTCTTCCACGCCATCGAGGCGGGCCTCGACATGGGCATCGTCAACGCCGGTGCGCTCGCCGTCTACGACCAGGTGGACGCGGAGCTGCGGGAGCGGATCGAGGACGTCGTGCTCAACCGGCGGCCGGACGCGGCCGAGCGGCTGCTCGAGGTGGCCGAGCGCTACAACCGGGCGGCCGAGGCCGACGAGGAGACGGTCGACGAGTGGCGATCGCTGCCGGTGGGGGAGCGGATCACCCACTCGCTGGTCAAGGGGATCGACGCCCACGTCGTCGACGACACCGAAGAGCTGCGGGCCGAGATCGCCGAGCGTGGCGGCCGCCCCATCGAGGTGATCGAGGGCCCGCTGATGGACGGCATGGACGTCGTCGGCGACCTCTTCGGCTCGGGCAAGATGTTCCTCCCGCAGGTGGTGAAGAGCGCTCGGGTGATGAAGAAGGCCGTCGCCTACCTGATCCCCTTCATCGAGGAGGAGAAGGCCAAGGACCCGGCCCTGGCCACCCAGAAGGAGACCAACGGCACCGTCGTGATGGCGACCGTGAAGGGCGACGTCCACGACATCGGCAAGAACATCGTCGGCGTCGTGCTGCAGTGCAACAACTACGAGGTCATCGACCTCGGCGTGATGGTGCCGCCGCAGAAGATCCTCGACGCGGCCAGGGAGCACGGTGCCGACGCGATCGGTCTGTCGGGGCTGATCACCCCCTCGCTCGACGAGATGGTGACGATGGCGAGCGAGATGCAGCGGCAGGGCTTCGAGATCCCGCTGCTGATCGGCGGTGCCACGACCTCGCGAGCCCACACGGCGGTGAAGGTCGACGGCAAGTACGACGGTCCGGTCGTCTGGGTCAAGGACGCGTCCCGGTCCGTCCCGACCGTGGCGTCGCTGCTGAGCCCGCAGCGCCGCGAGCAGCTCCTCGCCGACGTCCGCGCCGACTACGACAGCCTCCGCACCCGCCACGCCGCCAAGACCGAGCGGCCGATGGTGACCCTGGCGGAGGCCCGGGCCAACGCCGCGCCCGTCGACTGGTCCGACCACGCCCCGCCGGTCCCGGCCGAGCTGGGGGCCGACGGCACGGTGACGTTCTCCGTCTCGGACCTGCGCGACTACATCGACTGGCAGCCGTTCTTCAACGCCTGGGAGATGAAGGGGTCCTTCCCCGACATCCTCAACAACCCGACCACAGGAGAGGCCGCCCGCCGGCTCTACGACGACGCCCAGGAGATGCTGACGCGCATCGAGGCCGGGGACTGGCTCGGGATCCGCGGGGTCTACGGCTTCCGGGCGGCCAACGCGGTGGGCGACGACATCGAGGTGTACGCCGACGCCACCCGCGAGCAGGTCGTCGCGCGGCTGTGCCACCTGCGCCAGCAGGGCAAGCACCGCGACGGGGTCCCCAACCGCTGCCTGGCCGACTTCGTGGCACCGCGGGAGACGGGGCTCGCGGACCACGTCGGCGGCTTCGCCGTGACCGCCGGGCTCGGCAGCCAGGAGCGGGTCGCGGCGTTCCAGGCCGAGAACGACGACTACTCCGGGATCCTGCTGGAGTCGCTTGCCGACCGGCTCGCCGAGGCCGCCGCCGAGCGCCTCCACGAGCACGTGCGCCGCGAGGCGTGGGGCTATGCCCCCGACGAGCAGCTCGACAACCGGGGCCTGATCAAGGAGCTCTACGACGGCATCCGGCCGGCGCCGGGCTACCCCGCCTGTCCCGACCACACCGAGAAGCAGACCCTCTGGGACCTGCTCCGGGTCGAGGAGAGCCTCGGCGTACGCCTGACCGAGTCGATGGCGATGTGGCCGGGGGCGTCGGTGTCCGGCTGGTACTTCTCGCACCCCGACTCCCAGTACTTCGTGGTGGGACGGCTCGGGCGGGACCAGGTGGCCGACTACGCCGAGCGCAAGGGCTGGACGCTCGCCGAGGCCGAGCGCTGGCTCTCGCCCAACCTGGGCTACGACCCGGAGGACTGAGCCGGGCCTCGGCCGGGACGTGACCGTGAGCGTGCGAGCCCCGAGGTCCAGGGCAGCGAGCGCAATCCCCCGACGTGGGCTCACTGCCCTGGACGTCGAGTCCCCGACAATGGGCCGAGATGAGACGGCCTGGTCGATCTGGTGACTGGCGAGTCACGTCGGGGTCTGGGGCGCAACCAGTGCTCGCATGACCGTGCGCCTGCCGCCACCCTCTGCCAAGGGACGTCCGCCCGGGGTGCTGACCGCCTGCCGGACGGTCGAGCGAGCAGGCCTCGGCGCGAGGGAGAGGTCCTACACTGGGGTCCGAGGCCCAGGCCTTGGGCGACACCTCGCCATCCACGGCCGGCCACGTCAGGGGTCCCGATGACGCGTGCGTTCGACGCCATGCGGAGCGAGCTGAACGCCGCCATGACCGGCGCCGAGCGGGGCGTCCCGGCGGCCGACGAGCTGTGCTCGACGTGCGTGGACCTCTTCGGCGTGGACGGCGCGGCGCTGTCGGTGGTCCACGACGGAGCGACCCGGGGGACCTTCGGGTCGAGCAGCGAGGCCAGCCGTCGGCTGGACGAGTACCAGTTCACGTTCGGGGAGGGGCCCTGCCTCGATGCGGTGGCGGCCCGGCAGTCCGTGCTGGTGCCTGACCTCGACTCGGCGTTGGGGCGCCGCTGGCCCGCCTTTGCCGGAGCGGCCCTGGCCGACGGGATCCGAGGGGTCTTCGCCCTCCCGGTCGTGATCACCTCGGTGTGCGTGGGAGCGCTCGACCTGTTCCGCGTCGATCCCGGCCCCCTGCAGGGCAACGAGCTCGAGGGGGCGCTGCTGGCCGCCGAGCTGGCGGCAGCACCGCTGCTCGACCTGGTCGCCGAGGGCGGCGGGAACCAGGACGATGCGCTCCAGGAAGGATCCGAGGAGGCGTGGGGCAGCCTCGAGGAGATGGATCGCATCGAGGTGTACCAGGCCACCGGCATGCTGATCTCCCAGCTCGACGTGGACGCCGCAGAGGCCTTGGCGCGCCTGCGAGCCCACGCCGTCGCCACCGGGCAGACCGCGAGCCAGGTGGCCTGGGCCATCGTGGAACGTCGCCTGGTGCTGGAGCGGGACGACCACGGACCGGGGCGGGGGCAGGGATGACCGATCACAGGGAGCGCGAGATCATCCAGGCGTTCGTGGATCTCTCCAACGAGCTGGTCGACGACTACGACGTCGTCGAGATCCTGACCAGGCTCACCACGAGCTGCACCCAGCTGCTCGGCGTCGACTCGGCGGGACTGCTTCTCGCCAACGGCCGCGGGGCCCTCCACCTGGCTGCCTCGAGCTCCGACCGCGCCCACCACCTGGAGGTGCTCCAGCTCCAACGAGACGAGGGACCGTGCCTGGACTGCTTCCGGGCCGGTGAGGTCGTGATCGTGCCGGATCTCGCCGCCGAGACGGAGCGGTGGCCCCAGTTCTGCCGAGCGGCACGAGACGTCGACTTCAGGTCCGTCCACGCGCTCCCGATGCGGCTGCGCGACACCGTCCTGGGGACCCTGGGCCTGTTCGGGGAACAGGCTGGTCGACTCGACGACGAGGACCTTGCTCTGGCCCAGGCACTGGCTCACGTCGTGAGCGTGGCCGTCGTCAACGAGAAGGCTGCTGCCGACCTCGCGACGATCAACGCGCAGCTGCAGCACGCGCTGACGAGCCGGATCATCGTCGAGCAGGCCAAGGGTGTCATCGCCCAGACGGGCGACCTGGAGATGAGCGTCGCCTTCAGCGTGCTGCGTCGCTACGCACGCGACCACGGCCGGCGGTTGAGCGAGGTCGCCAGCGAGGTCGTCGGCCGCCAGCTGCACGGGGCCACCCTCCTGGCGCACGCCCGTGCCGCGGCCATCCTGCCGTGAGTGGGGAGGGTGGCGGCGGAGGCGACGGTGTGCTCTACTGAGGATGAACGACTGCACCCGGACCCTGTGCGCTCTGCCATGAGTGCCAGGGTCTTTTCCATGCCCGGGGGGCGCCCCGTCCTTGTCCCCGGGCTCGGCGCGTGGCTCCTCGCCCGGTCCCCCGCAGGGCGAGGAGTCCCTCGTCGCCGTGTGCCCCCTGGCGGGCCGGGCAGGACCCTCGTGCCCAGGGTCGCCCGCACGGCCGCCACCGCCTGCCGGGCGCCGTCACCGTAGGCTGGGCGGACGCCCTGTCGCACCGAGCCCCCGGGAGGGAATCCTGAGCACCGCCGCATCCCGAGGACCTGCCGCGCCGTTTCCGAGGGCCGTCCTGTGGGACATGGACGGCACCCTCGTCGACACCGAGCCGTACTGGATCGAGACCGAGTTCGCACTCGCCGAGAAGCACGGCGGCACCTGGTCGACCGAGCACGCCCTCAACCTCGTCGGCCACGACCTGCTCGACTCCGGCCGGTACATCCGTGAGCACATGGGGATCGACCTCGAGCCCTCCGAGATCGTCGAGCAGCTGCTGGACGGCGTGGTGGCCCGGGTGGAGGACGAGGTGCCGTGGCGGCCGGGCGCGCTCGAGCTCCTCGAGGACCTCGCCGCCACCGGCATGCCCCGCGCCCTGGTGACCATGTCCTACAAGCGGTTCGTCGCGCCGGTGCTGGCCGCCCTCCCCGAGGGCGCCTTCGACGTGGTCGTCACGGGCGACGCCGTCACCCGGGGCAAGCCGCACCCCGACCCGTACCTCAAGGCGGCAGCAGAGCTGCGCCTCGACGCCGCCCACTGCCTGGCGATCGAGGACTCCAACACCGGTGCCAAGTCCGCGGAGTCGGCCGGGTGCCTGGTGCTCGTGGTTCCGAACCACGTCCCGGTGCTCGCGGGCGAGCGACGGGTCTTCCGCGACTCCCTCGCCGGGCTCGACGCCCGGGCGCTGGTCGCGCTCGGCGGCTGACCCTCGCCGCCGGGTACTACGACCACCGGACAATGGTGGGCCGCCCTCGTCCGGCCACACGCTGGAACCTCACAGAAGCGACTCAGGAGGTCTGGTGACGATGCGCAGGACGATGGCGGCAGTGGTGGTCGGGACGATGCTGGTGACGCTGGGGAGTGCCGCCCCCGCGATGGCCGGCGATGACGAGAAGATCCGTCGGGGCGGCTGCAGCGGCTCCGCCGACTGGAAGCTCAAGGTGAAGCCGGACGACGGCCGCCTCGAGGTCGAGGCCGAGGTGGACAGCAACGTCTCCGGGCAGACCTGGCACTGGCGGCTGCGCCACAACGGCAGTGTCTCCGCCCGGGGTACGTCGACGACGTCCGGCCCGTCGGGATCCTTCGACGTCGAGCGCCGGATGTCGAACCTGTCGGGGACCGACCGGTTCCGGCTGCGCGCCACCCACGGCGGCCAGGTGTGTCGCGGTCGCATCAGCTGGTGAGGCCTATCCTCGCTGCTCATGGAGGCTGAGCGTCGGCGAGCGTGGCGGAGCCCGGTGGCGCAGTTCCTCGCCCTCGGGTTCCTCCTCTTCGCCGGGGTCGTCGTGGTCAGCGACCGCCTGATCGACCGGGCCGCGCAGCGCGAGGCGCTGGGGGACGCCCGGGGGGCGACCGCGATCCTGGCCCACTCGGTGGTCGAGCCCTCGCTGACCGACCGGCTCACGACCGGCGACGCCGGCGCCATCGACCGGTTCGACCGCGACGTGCGCGACCGGCTCCTGGTCGGGGACGTGAGGCGCGTGAAGATCTGGAGTGCCGACGGCACGATCGTCTACTCCGACCAGACCGAGCTGATCGGGGAGAGCTTCGCCCTCGAGGACGCCGAGCAGCAGATCCTCCGCGAGGGCGGGACCGACGCCGAGGTGTCCGACCTCACCGACCCCGAGAACCGCCTCGAGGTGGGGTCCACCGACCTGGTGGAGGTCTACACCCGGATCCTCGCCCCGAACGGCACGCCGCTGCTCTTCGAGGCGTACTACTCCGCCGACACCATCGCCGCGGACACCCAGGAGGTCTTCTCACCCTTCCGCCGGATCATGGTCGGCTCGCTGCTGGTCCTGGGCGGCCTGGCGACGCTGATCATCTGGGGGCTCTCGCGTCGGCTGCGCCGGGCGGCCGCCGAGCGGCAGCGGCTGCTCCAGGCCGCCATCGACGCCTCGGACGCCGAGCGGCGCCGGATCGCCCGCGACCTGCACGACGGCGTGGTCCAGGACCTGGCAGGCACCACCTTCGCCCTCGCCGCCGCGGGGAGGGAGGGGGCCGTCGTCCCCGCGGCCGTCGCCACCGACGCGGCGGCAGCGCTGCGGCAGTCGTCGCGGGCCCTGCGCTCCCTCCTCGTGGAGATCCATCCGCCCGACCTGACGGCGGAAGGGCTCGCTGCCGCGCTCGACGACCTGGTGGCTCCCGCCGGGACCGCCGGCATGGAGGCGCACGTCGAGGTGGACGGCGTCGCGGGGACACCCGACCCGGTGGTGGCGCTGGTGTGGCGGGTCGCCCAGGAGGCGGTCCGCAACGCGCTCCGCCACTCCCGCGGCAGCCGTCTCGACGTCACGGTGCGGCGCGAGGCCGGACGGGTGCTGCTGGTCGTCACCGACGACGGCGTCGGGATGGACGTGTCGGAACCGCGCGGCGCCGAGCATCTCGGCCTGCGCGGCCTGGCCGGTCTCGTGCACGAGGCCGGGGGCAGGCTCCGCATCGACGCGGAGCCGGGTGGGGGCACCAGCGTCCGTCTCGAGGTGGAGGGATGAGCGGTGGGCCGATCCGGGTCGTGGTCGTGGACGACCACGCGGTGGTGCGCGCGGGTCTGGCGCGGCTGCTCTGCGGAGCCGACGACATCGACGTGGTGGCCCAGGCCGCCGACGGTGCGGAGGCGGTGGCGGTCTGCGCGCGGGAGCGGCCGGACGTGGTGGTCATGGACCTCCAGATGCCCGGGATGGACGGCGTCGAGGCGACCCGACGGATCCTCGCGGGCGAGGGGGACGCCGAGGTGCTGGTCCTGACGTCCTTCTCGGACAGCGAGCGGATCGTCGCCGCCCTCGACGCGGGCGCGGTGGGCTACCTCCTCAAGGACTCCGACCCCGACGAGCTCCTCGCCGGCGTCCGGGCCGTGCACCGGGGTGAGTCCCCGCTGCACCCTCGCGCGGCCCGCCAGCTGCTGGCCGCCCGGCAGGGTTCCCCGGCGGCGCGGCTGACCGCCCGGGAGCGTGAGGTGCTCGGTCTGGTGCGGCAGGGCCTGGCCAACAAGCAGGTGGCGCGCCGCCTCGGGATCAGCGAGCGCACCGTCAAGGCGCACCTGACCTCGGCCTTCGCCGCGATCGGGGTGCAGGACCGGACCCAGGCGGCGCTGTGGGCGGAGCGCCACGACGTCTGACCGACCGGCTCAGTCGACGTCCTCTGCGGTGAGCTCGCCGGGGTCGGCGGGCACGGCTGCCTCGGGGAGCGGTGGCGGTGTCCCGCCCCACTCGGGGCAGAGCGCCTTGAAGGAGCACCAGTCGCACAGGCGCGAACGCTGGGGGCGCCAGTCGCGGGACTCGGTGGCCAGCACGATGGCTCGCCAGATCGCCTCCACCTTGCGTTCGGTGGCCAGCAGGTCCTGTTCGTCGGGGACGTAGCGGATCAGCTCGCCGCTGCCGAGGTAGACCAGCTGCAGCATGGACGGCACCACGCCGCGGGTGCGCCAGATGACGAGGGCGTAGAACCTCATCTGGAACAGCGCCTTGGCCTCCCAGCCCTCCCCGGGCGCTCGTCCGGTCTTGTAGTCCACCACCCGGATCCGGCCGTCGGGGGCGACGTCGAGCCGGTCGACGAAGCCGCGCAACAGCAGCCGGGAGTCGAGCAGGGCCTCGACGTAGAGCTCGCGCTCGGCCGGCTCGAGCAGCCGCGGGTCCTCGAGCGAGAAGTAGCGGTCCAGGACGGCCCGG
This genomic interval from Nocardioides euryhalodurans contains the following:
- a CDS encoding sensor histidine kinase, coding for MEAERRRAWRSPVAQFLALGFLLFAGVVVVSDRLIDRAAQREALGDARGATAILAHSVVEPSLTDRLTTGDAGAIDRFDRDVRDRLLVGDVRRVKIWSADGTIVYSDQTELIGESFALEDAEQQILREGGTDAEVSDLTDPENRLEVGSTDLVEVYTRILAPNGTPLLFEAYYSADTIAADTQEVFSPFRRIMVGSLLVLGGLATLIIWGLSRRLRRAAAERQRLLQAAIDASDAERRRIARDLHDGVVQDLAGTTFALAAAGREGAVVPAAVATDAAAALRQSSRALRSLLVEIHPPDLTAEGLAAALDDLVAPAGTAGMEAHVEVDGVAGTPDPVVALVWRVAQEAVRNALRHSRGSRLDVTVRREAGRVLLVVTDDGVGMDVSEPRGAEHLGLRGLAGLVHEAGGRLRIDAEPGGGTSVRLEVEG
- a CDS encoding response regulator, with amino-acid sequence MSGGPIRVVVVDDHAVVRAGLARLLCGADDIDVVAQAADGAEAVAVCARERPDVVVMDLQMPGMDGVEATRRILAGEGDAEVLVLTSFSDSERIVAALDAGAVGYLLKDSDPDELLAGVRAVHRGESPLHPRAARQLLAARQGSPAARLTAREREVLGLVRQGLANKQVARRLGISERTVKAHLTSAFAAIGVQDRTQAALWAERHDV
- a CDS encoding RecB family exonuclease; translation: MQVQDSPSTPLSTPVDGMEVLGALSPSRAGDFLTCPLLYRFRSIDRLPEPPSPDATRGTLVHKVLEDLFDLPAPGRTPEQAREMLVPAWEQLLEAEPGLAELFTGGDAGPAADLDGWLASCRAVLDRYFSLEDPRLLEPAERELYVEALLDSRLLLRGFVDRLDVAPDGRIRVVDYKTGRAPGEGWEAKALFQMRFYALVIWRTRGVVPSMLQLVYLGSGELIRYVPDEQDLLATERKVEAIWRAIVLATESRDWRPQRSRLCDWCSFKALCPEWGGTPPPLPEAAVPADPGELTAEDVD